From the Clostridiales bacterium FE2011 genome, one window contains:
- a CDS encoding glycosyltransferase family 2 protein has translation MAKPVLWIVIPCYNEEQVLPITAPMFLKKIQELTEAGKISENSRILFVNDGSADKTWEIIGDLAAQDEHYIGICQSRNRGHQNAVLAGLMEAKDRCDITISIDCDGQDDINAMDRMVDEYLNGAEIVYGVRAKRDKDSFFKRFTAEGFYKFMKFLGAEVVFNHADYRLISARVLQHLADFEEVNIFLRGMVPLVGFKSATVTYDRAERLAGKSHYPLRKMLALAFNGITSLSVKPISLITSFGIGFSLVGLVLMIWAVVRAIMGQTVVGWASTICIICLLGGIQLISIGILGQYIGKTYLETKHRPRYIISARTWEKEERKYMEDNNS, from the coding sequence ATGGCGAAACCGGTCCTGTGGATTGTGATACCCTGCTACAACGAGGAACAGGTATTACCCATTACCGCCCCTATGTTCCTGAAGAAGATTCAGGAGCTGACGGAGGCCGGGAAAATCAGCGAAAACAGCCGTATCCTGTTTGTAAACGACGGATCAGCGGATAAAACCTGGGAAATTATCGGGGACCTGGCTGCACAGGATGAACACTATATCGGTATCTGCCAGAGTCGGAACCGGGGACACCAGAACGCGGTGCTTGCCGGACTGATGGAGGCAAAGGATAGGTGTGATATCACCATTTCCATCGATTGTGACGGACAGGATGATATCAACGCCATGGACCGCATGGTAGATGAATACCTGAACGGCGCGGAGATCGTCTACGGCGTACGCGCAAAACGGGACAAGGATTCCTTTTTCAAACGGTTTACGGCAGAAGGCTTCTATAAGTTCATGAAATTCCTGGGAGCCGAGGTGGTGTTCAATCACGCGGATTACCGGCTGATTTCCGCCCGGGTGCTGCAACACCTGGCCGACTTTGAAGAAGTCAATATCTTCCTGCGGGGTATGGTGCCGCTGGTGGGCTTCAAGAGCGCTACAGTTACCTATGACCGCGCGGAACGCCTGGCGGGAAAGAGCCATTATCCGCTGCGGAAAATGCTGGCGCTTGCCTTTAACGGCATCACCAGCCTGTCTGTAAAACCCATCAGCCTGATCACTTCTTTCGGGATCGGATTCAGCCTGGTAGGCCTGGTACTGATGATCTGGGCCGTGGTGCGGGCAATCATGGGTCAGACAGTCGTCGGCTGGGCTTCCACCATCTGTATCATCTGCCTGCTGGGCGGTATCCAGCTGATCAGCATCGGAATCCTGGGCCAGTATATCGGCAAGACGTATCTGGAGACCAAACACCGTCCCCGGTATATCATCTCCGCCAGGACCTGGGAAAAAGAGGAAAGAAAATACATGGAAGACAATAACTCCTGA
- the efp gene encoding elongation factor P, producing MITAGDFKKGITIEWDGGVWNIVDFQHVKPGKGAAFVRTKIKNVMTGAVVERSFNPTDKMPKAIIETKEMQYVYNDGDLYYFMDVETYEQLPLSKDQVEDAIPFVKEGTNVTVRFFKGSAFSVEAPNFVVLEVTDTEPGFAGDTASNTYKPATLETGFSLQVPLFINTGDKIQIDTRSGEYLKRA from the coding sequence ATGATTACCGCTGGCGATTTCAAAAAGGGCATTACGATTGAATGGGACGGTGGCGTATGGAATATCGTTGATTTCCAGCACGTGAAGCCCGGCAAGGGAGCGGCTTTCGTCCGCACCAAGATCAAGAACGTGATGACCGGCGCTGTGGTTGAGCGCAGCTTCAACCCGACGGACAAAATGCCCAAGGCCATCATCGAAACCAAGGAAATGCAGTACGTCTACAATGACGGCGATCTGTACTACTTCATGGACGTGGAAACCTATGAACAGCTGCCGCTGAGCAAGGACCAGGTCGAAGACGCGATCCCCTTCGTGAAGGAAGGCACCAATGTGACCGTTCGCTTCTTCAAGGGCAGCGCCTTCTCCGTGGAAGCGCCGAACTTTGTTGTGCTGGAAGTAACCGATACCGAACCCGGCTTCGCCGGCGATACCGCCTCCAACACCTACAAGCCCGCTACGCTGGAGACCGGCTTCAGCCTGCAGGTGCCGCTGTTCATCAACACCGGCGACAAGATCCAGATCGACACCCGCAGCGGCGAGTACCTCAAGCGCGCCTGA
- a CDS encoding threonine synthase, which produces MSFFSTRGESCVTASQAILHGLAPDGGLYVPAMFPSVPMNRISSFCEMDYAARAVAILKRYLEDFNIPEIEEAVRAAYNTERFDTPEIAPVKQIDDATWVLELFHGPTLAFKDMALQLLPHLTRLAAVKNGETREISILVATSGDTGKAALEGFRDVPGTSCTVFYPQEGVSDVQKLQMVTTGGNNTHVIAVKGNFDDAQTGVKELFSSPEFVKQMEERGKILSSANSINFGRLAPQIVYYFSAYADLVNKHAIAPGDSVNFCVPTGNFGDILAGYYARNMGLPVNKLICASNRNNVLTDFFNSGIYSTHRTFFKTLSPSMDILVSSNLERLLYEAADRDGTLIRRWMEQLKESGSYSIGEQRRDWMADVFWGDCADNKDTLIEIGKRFLEDHYLMDPHTAVGGHVLRQYRLKTNDATPTVLLSTASPYKFAADVLRGIAGADAVEGKDAFACSEELEKLTGVPMPAQVKALKDLPVRHTAECERDAMGEAVLKAFTL; this is translated from the coding sequence GTGTCTTTCTTCTCCACCCGCGGTGAAAGCTGTGTTACGGCCAGCCAGGCGATCCTGCATGGTCTGGCACCGGACGGAGGCCTGTACGTCCCCGCTATGTTCCCGTCTGTTCCGATGAACAGAATCTCCTCCTTCTGCGAAATGGATTATGCCGCACGCGCGGTTGCCATCCTGAAGCGGTACCTGGAGGACTTCAATATTCCGGAAATTGAGGAAGCGGTGCGCGCAGCCTATAACACGGAACGCTTTGATACACCGGAAATTGCCCCGGTGAAACAGATTGATGACGCCACCTGGGTGCTGGAACTTTTCCACGGACCGACGCTGGCATTCAAGGACATGGCGCTCCAGCTGCTTCCGCACCTGACCCGCCTTGCCGCTGTGAAGAACGGTGAAACGCGGGAAATCAGCATTCTGGTTGCCACCAGCGGCGACACAGGTAAAGCGGCGCTTGAAGGTTTCCGTGACGTGCCCGGTACAAGCTGTACTGTGTTCTATCCGCAGGAAGGCGTGAGCGACGTACAGAAGCTGCAGATGGTTACTACCGGAGGAAACAACACGCATGTTATCGCGGTCAAGGGCAACTTCGACGATGCCCAGACCGGTGTGAAGGAACTTTTCTCCTCTCCTGAGTTTGTTAAACAGATGGAAGAGCGGGGCAAGATCCTGTCTTCCGCCAACTCCATTAACTTTGGACGTCTTGCTCCGCAGATTGTGTATTACTTCTCCGCTTACGCGGACCTGGTCAACAAACATGCCATCGCGCCGGGAGATTCCGTGAATTTCTGCGTTCCGACCGGAAACTTCGGCGACATCCTGGCTGGCTACTATGCCCGGAACATGGGACTGCCGGTGAACAAGCTGATCTGCGCCAGCAACCGGAACAACGTGCTGACGGACTTCTTCAACAGCGGCATCTATTCCACACACCGTACGTTCTTCAAGACATTGAGCCCCAGCATGGACATTCTCGTTTCCTCAAACCTGGAACGGCTGCTGTATGAAGCCGCCGACCGGGACGGCACGCTGATCAGAAGGTGGATGGAGCAGCTGAAGGAAAGCGGAAGCTATTCCATTGGCGAGCAGCGCAGGGACTGGATGGCAGACGTGTTCTGGGGAGACTGCGCGGACAACAAGGATACGCTGATCGAGATCGGAAAGCGGTTCCTTGAGGATCATTACCTGATGGATCCGCATACGGCTGTGGGCGGCCATGTGCTCCGCCAGTACCGGCTGAAGACAAATGACGCCACACCGACCGTGCTCCTGTCTACGGCAAGCCCCTACAAGTTCGCGGCGGACGTGCTGCGCGGAATTGCCGGAGCGGATGCCGTGGAAGGCAAGGACGCCTTTGCCTGCAGCGAAGAGCTGGAAAAGCTGACAGGCGTTCCGATGCCTGCACAGGTGAAAGCGCTGAAGGATCTGCCTGTACGCCATACGGCAGAGTGCGAACGCGACGCCATGGGAGAAGCGGTGCTTAAAGCGTTTACGCTTTAA
- a CDS encoding potassium uptake protein, TrkH family produces the protein MTRGKPAWRPKKKRQSVSIGRIMAFTFLGIILIGTILLTLPVSSRDGQSAGIMTALFTATSATCVTGLVLADTWTQWSNFGQVVILMMIEVGGLGFMSAASLAYFSLRRKISIQQQLVMAEAIGSNMNDVVEHQKRLLIRAFTVEGIGAVILTARFLTEYSFPLALKLGIFHSVSAFCNAGFDVLGFIKPGASLIVYQTDPVICLTLSTLVILGGLGFLVWDEILRERSPKRWSVYTKLVMITTGILLLSGMVLFCLIEWRNPSTLGPLSAPKKILAAFFQSMTLRTAGFAGVDQGMLTSAGKAVSIFLMLIGGSSGSTAGGLKTVTFVVLLMFLWNRMRGRHTVSVFSRTISDDHVLNAITIFMLMVLLAFAGATVICATSPVGFADSLYETVSAIGTVGLTAGATPRLSTVSKCMIIVFMYFGRVGLLTLSFGFLKKKPSGEKYKYANTDLLIG, from the coding sequence ATGACCAGAGGAAAACCGGCCTGGCGGCCGAAGAAGAAACGGCAGTCCGTCAGTATCGGCCGGATTATGGCTTTCACATTTCTGGGGATTATCCTGATCGGCACAATACTGCTGACCCTGCCGGTATCATCCCGGGACGGACAGAGCGCAGGCATTATGACCGCGCTGTTTACCGCCACATCAGCCACCTGCGTTACAGGCCTGGTACTGGCGGATACCTGGACCCAGTGGAGCAATTTCGGCCAGGTAGTCATCCTGATGATGATCGAAGTCGGCGGACTCGGATTCATGTCCGCGGCTTCGCTGGCTTATTTCAGCCTGAGACGGAAGATCTCCATCCAGCAGCAGCTGGTGATGGCTGAAGCGATCGGATCGAACATGAACGACGTTGTGGAGCATCAGAAGCGGCTGCTGATCCGTGCCTTTACGGTTGAAGGCATCGGCGCTGTGATTCTCACCGCGCGTTTTCTGACAGAATATTCTTTCCCGCTGGCGCTGAAGCTGGGTATATTCCATTCCGTTTCGGCATTCTGCAACGCGGGATTCGACGTACTGGGTTTTATTAAACCCGGGGCGAGCCTGATTGTTTACCAGACGGATCCGGTGATTTGCCTGACGCTGAGCACGCTGGTCATCCTCGGCGGACTTGGTTTCCTGGTGTGGGATGAGATCCTGCGGGAAAGAAGTCCGAAAAGGTGGAGCGTATACACCAAACTGGTGATGATTACCACCGGCATCCTGCTCCTTAGCGGCATGGTGCTTTTCTGCCTGATTGAATGGCGTAATCCTTCCACACTGGGACCGCTTTCAGCACCGAAAAAGATCCTGGCTGCCTTCTTCCAGTCAATGACCCTGCGTACCGCGGGCTTTGCGGGAGTGGACCAGGGAATGCTGACATCCGCGGGCAAAGCAGTTTCAATTTTCCTGATGCTGATCGGCGGTTCCTCCGGATCCACGGCAGGCGGTCTGAAGACGGTAACGTTTGTGGTGCTGCTGATGTTCCTGTGGAACCGGATGCGCGGACGTCATACGGTGAGCGTCTTCAGCCGGACCATTTCCGACGATCACGTGCTCAACGCCATTACCATCTTCATGCTGATGGTGCTCCTGGCGTTTGCCGGCGCGACGGTGATCTGCGCCACCTCTCCGGTGGGCTTTGCAGACAGCCTGTACGAAACGGTATCAGCGATCGGCACAGTAGGCCTGACAGCCGGAGCAACGCCGAGGCTGAGCACGGTCTCCAAATGTATGATTATCGTGTTTATGTACTTCGGAAGGGTGGGCCTGCTGACCCTCAGCTTCGGTTTCCTGAAGAAGAAACCTTCCGGAGAAAAGTATAAGTATGCGAATACCGATCTGCTGATCGGATAA
- a CDS encoding aminopeptidase P family protein: MIFLTASERLINHLRLSAKTAVAVHDPSNMFYLTEGYTGEGLVYISEASRVIITDFRYTEQAERQAPDFRVEMIGKGRNHDKILAELVKAEEITELRVETNYLSVDDFEALRGAVGEEVSCVPLNKAPQLLRQVKTPAEIVAIRKACDITSEAFNAILPKIQPGMTEKELQIELDFTMLRLGADEFAFDTIIASGENGSLCHAIPGSRTLKNGDMITMDFGAKVGGYCSDMTRTVALGQPSDEMRKVYETVLRAQSMCEDALMAGKTCSDIDKLARDYIDARGYAGRFGHGLGHSVGIDIHEDPRLSPNCNDILKAGIVITVEPGIYLPGVGGVRIENTCLVKENGCAPLTTADKQLIIL, translated from the coding sequence GTGATCTTTTTGACCGCATCGGAGCGGCTGATTAATCATCTCCGCCTCAGCGCAAAAACAGCTGTCGCGGTGCATGATCCATCCAATATGTTTTATCTGACCGAAGGGTATACGGGCGAAGGCCTGGTATATATCTCCGAGGCAAGCAGAGTAATCATTACAGACTTCCGCTATACAGAACAGGCGGAAAGACAGGCACCGGACTTCCGGGTGGAAATGATCGGGAAGGGCCGGAACCACGACAAGATCCTTGCGGAACTGGTCAAGGCGGAAGAAATTACCGAACTGCGGGTGGAAACGAATTACCTGTCTGTTGACGACTTTGAGGCGCTGCGCGGCGCGGTGGGAGAAGAAGTCTCCTGTGTGCCGCTGAACAAAGCACCCCAGCTGCTGAGACAGGTGAAAACTCCGGCCGAAATCGTGGCGATCCGCAAGGCCTGCGATATCACATCCGAAGCATTTAACGCGATCCTTCCGAAGATCCAGCCCGGCATGACCGAAAAGGAACTTCAGATTGAACTGGACTTCACGATGCTCCGTCTGGGAGCGGACGAATTCGCTTTCGACACCATCATCGCCTCCGGGGAGAATGGCAGTCTCTGCCACGCAATCCCGGGAAGCCGGACGCTGAAGAATGGTGATATGATCACCATGGACTTCGGCGCGAAGGTGGGCGGCTACTGCAGCGATATGACCCGTACGGTGGCGCTTGGACAGCCGTCAGACGAGATGCGCAAGGTCTACGAGACCGTGTTGAGGGCCCAGTCAATGTGCGAAGACGCGCTCATGGCTGGAAAGACCTGCTCGGATATCGACAAGCTGGCCCGCGATTACATCGATGCCCGCGGATACGCGGGGCGGTTCGGACACGGATTGGGACATTCCGTTGGCATCGACATCCATGAGGATCCCCGGTTAAGTCCGAACTGTAACGACATCCTGAAAGCCGGAATCGTAATCACCGTGGAACCCGGCATTTACCTGCCCGGTGTGGGCGGCGTAAGGATTGAGAACACCTGCCTGGTGAAGGAAAACGGCTGTGCACCGCTGACAACGGCGGATAAGCAGCTTATCATCCTGTAA
- a CDS encoding YfcE family phosphodiesterase: MNGDEIRIAVISDTHGLLRRCVTAEVQDCDCILHAGDIIRESDLDELAVYGNLYAVRGNNDIWMPGVCDLAGVLRFQIGGVVFCMVHDRRDVPRDLQGVNAVIYGHSHRYSEEWTDGRLWLNPGSCGRARFGSDVTMAKIILRGGKIHSVKKIEFTNADE; this comes from the coding sequence ATGAACGGAGACGAGATCAGGATCGCGGTGATTTCCGATACACACGGACTGCTGCGCAGATGCGTGACGGCTGAAGTGCAGGACTGCGACTGCATCCTGCATGCCGGGGATATCATCCGGGAAAGTGACCTGGACGAGCTGGCAGTATACGGAAACCTGTATGCTGTCCGGGGCAATAACGATATATGGATGCCGGGAGTCTGCGACCTGGCCGGCGTTCTCCGCTTTCAGATCGGCGGGGTTGTTTTCTGCATGGTTCATGACCGCAGGGACGTTCCGCGGGATCTGCAGGGCGTGAACGCTGTAATCTACGGGCATTCCCACCGCTACAGTGAAGAATGGACTGACGGGCGGCTGTGGCTGAATCCGGGCAGCTGCGGCAGGGCGCGCTTCGGCAGCGACGTGACCATGGCCAAGATTATCCTGCGGGGCGGAAAGATCCACAGCGTGAAAAAAATAGAGTTTACAAACGCGGATGAGTAA
- a CDS encoding twitching motility protein PilT, translating into MIQVIAGKKGSGKTKRLIDLTNTTARDAVHDVIFLDDDNRYMFDVDHKVRFINAEDYHIHSTDMFIGFLCGILSSNFDVGTIFIDAFLKLSHTELADTEPIVKVLVELGAKHDVDFVLSLSADPEDIPVFFRQYLI; encoded by the coding sequence ATGATACAGGTAATTGCAGGCAAAAAGGGCTCCGGAAAAACGAAGCGGCTGATTGACCTGACCAATACCACTGCCCGCGACGCGGTACACGACGTCATTTTCCTGGATGATGACAATCGCTACATGTTCGACGTGGACCACAAGGTTCGTTTCATCAACGCCGAAGATTATCATATTCACAGCACCGATATGTTTATCGGCTTTCTGTGCGGAATCCTTTCATCCAACTTCGACGTCGGCACCATCTTTATTGACGCTTTCCTGAAGCTGAGCCATACTGAGCTGGCTGATACGGAGCCGATTGTGAAGGTGCTGGTTGAACTGGGTGCAAAGCATGATGTTGATTTTGTGCTGAGTCTGAGCGCCGATCCGGAAGATATCCCGGTGTTCTTCAGACAGTATCTGATCTGA
- a CDS encoding TrkA family potassium uptake protein produces MKSYVVIGLGRFGTELATRLYARGEEVMVIDTNDQLIDKIADKVTRAVAADARDLDVLTKLGVENFEHAVVAVGSDLASSALITMNLKSLNVPYILCKAHDDTYREILERLGADKVIIPEREVADKLALGMTQAGVMEYIELSQEFGIVEMEPIAEWVGKTIRELELRTRYGVNVIAVRGEGDAIKIPPDIDTPIPEDVVMVMLGKYEMFESLKKK; encoded by the coding sequence ATGAAATCCTATGTTGTGATCGGCCTGGGCCGCTTCGGAACGGAGCTGGCGACCCGTCTTTATGCCCGAGGCGAAGAAGTGATGGTTATTGATACAAACGATCAGCTGATCGACAAGATTGCCGACAAGGTAACGCGGGCGGTTGCAGCAGATGCGCGCGACCTGGACGTGCTGACGAAGCTGGGCGTTGAGAACTTTGAACACGCGGTGGTAGCCGTAGGTTCCGACCTGGCGTCCTCGGCTCTGATTACCATGAACCTGAAGAGCCTGAACGTGCCCTACATCCTGTGCAAGGCGCATGATGATACTTACCGGGAAATCCTGGAAAGACTGGGTGCTGACAAGGTAATCATTCCGGAACGGGAAGTAGCGGACAAACTGGCGCTGGGGATGACCCAGGCCGGTGTTATGGAATACATTGAGCTGTCCCAGGAGTTCGGCATTGTGGAAATGGAGCCGATTGCCGAATGGGTAGGGAAGACCATCCGGGAGCTGGAGCTGCGTACCCGGTACGGAGTGAACGTGATTGCCGTCCGGGGCGAAGGAGACGCGATCAAGATCCCGCCGGACATTGACACCCCCATCCCCGAGGATGTGGTCATGGTAATGCTCGGCAAATATGAAATGTTTGAAAGCCTGAAGAAGAAATAA
- a CDS encoding PD-(D/E)XK nuclease family protein, with amino-acid sequence MSRVKIIGDRNGRVWPLVLRDAAENRKAGRRLILYVPEQYTLQAERDIITGLKLPGLLDIQVISPRKLKQQVKEQTGTGTRRPLNEMGRAMAVHRVMTEQEENLAYYRNMTELSGAVSRVSGALDELRESDITPEELEDYAAGTGTGAERAKLNDLKILWDGYETLISEQFDEEKAIWTDAVSRLENSGLWNGADVAVYGFDAIRPDLRELIAHLCNKVNSLSVYLIMDEKQAPDGRIFTQQHESTDQLIKALEEVRTLTEEVYPHSIREGCAPALQFLDRNLFALNPETWTGNTEGVLKLYAGSSPWDEAEAVAATLREWHEEGIPWNRMAIALPPGAGSEGILRANLKISGIPFVWQQKDKAVNHPVCRMLLSTLSILSDGYRTDKVITVARSGFCTLTEAEGLCLEDYARAHGIEGRRWQRPFTGGENAEEAEQLRQRLLQPVEELRTNLKEARNAAASAEALVGFLEAENVWNRLQEEEEMLLQHEMYREAIINRQIWKLLMELLDQLGTLLGARRAAIRDLRYMLESALNPVSLAALPEQEDGVIIGETGHLLAGDIQALILPQAQDGMLTAPESGWLTDAERKKMEEATGKTIGISREAGCLIRKYDFYRTLTLPREKLMISWSLRSEEGGALQPDGLIAQIRELYPNIHEEGGMLGQENRKDPATPREALEGVGDWLTELKDGMIPEIPPAWRTALVQLLHNGTYGKAARRLLEEMLPQEEEQKLEKDTARKLFMTDRLSISRLEQFASCPYRHFIDYGLRPVKQEEFTYESNDAGTFFHEALDRYMKQVGAEKDWPYFTAERVDNVMDTILTELTEEWKETPLREDAMGEWTGEGYLRRVRRAAQVLTRFAANSEFRTIATEQPFGEGEGLPPVIITLADGSKTAIRGQIDRIDTYENGEGVWLRVVDNKSRGKKPDPAKMETGEQLQLMIYLKAAADSMPGTRPAGAMFFPIEDKEVSTEDDNPEKIENDRISEVRMKGLITAEEDLIRAMDRDVHPFSVDKVFNKDGTISKSASWAVEEKTLSGLMDAAVEKAGELCGRMRDGDIAAMPGEDSLGPVCRYCDYKAICRNGGRETRKLNTGITYQDIAGKNTLR; translated from the coding sequence ATGAGCAGGGTAAAGATCATCGGAGACAGAAACGGGCGAGTCTGGCCGCTGGTGCTCCGTGACGCGGCGGAAAACCGAAAAGCCGGACGAAGGCTGATTCTGTATGTGCCCGAGCAGTATACCCTGCAGGCGGAGAGGGATATCATTACCGGACTGAAACTGCCGGGACTGCTGGACATCCAGGTAATCAGTCCGCGAAAACTGAAGCAGCAGGTCAAAGAACAGACGGGCACGGGAACAAGACGCCCGCTGAATGAAATGGGCCGGGCAATGGCGGTTCACCGGGTGATGACAGAGCAGGAAGAAAACCTGGCATATTACCGGAACATGACGGAGTTGTCCGGCGCGGTGAGCCGCGTCAGCGGGGCGCTGGATGAATTGCGGGAAAGCGACATTACGCCGGAGGAACTGGAAGATTATGCAGCAGGCACGGGAACCGGCGCGGAACGGGCCAAACTCAATGACCTGAAAATCCTCTGGGATGGATATGAGACACTGATCTCAGAACAGTTTGATGAAGAAAAAGCCATCTGGACCGATGCTGTAAGCCGGCTGGAAAACAGCGGATTATGGAACGGCGCAGACGTGGCAGTATATGGTTTTGACGCGATCCGGCCGGACCTGAGGGAGCTGATTGCCCACCTGTGCAACAAGGTGAACAGCCTGTCGGTTTACCTGATCATGGATGAAAAGCAGGCTCCGGACGGGCGGATCTTTACACAGCAGCATGAAAGCACAGACCAGCTGATCAAAGCCCTGGAGGAAGTCAGGACCCTTACCGAGGAAGTTTATCCGCACAGCATACGGGAAGGCTGCGCACCGGCCCTGCAGTTCCTGGACCGGAATCTGTTTGCACTGAATCCGGAAACCTGGACGGGAAATACAGAAGGCGTGCTGAAATTGTATGCCGGAAGCTCTCCGTGGGATGAGGCGGAAGCTGTCGCGGCTACATTGCGGGAATGGCATGAGGAAGGTATCCCCTGGAACCGGATGGCGATTGCCCTTCCACCTGGAGCTGGCTCGGAAGGCATCCTGAGAGCGAACTTGAAGATCAGCGGTATACCCTTTGTATGGCAGCAAAAGGATAAAGCAGTGAACCATCCCGTATGCCGTATGCTGCTCAGCACGCTGTCCATCCTGAGCGACGGCTACCGCACAGACAAGGTTATTACAGTGGCACGGAGCGGCTTCTGCACGCTGACGGAAGCGGAAGGCCTGTGCCTGGAAGATTATGCCCGGGCGCACGGCATTGAAGGACGAAGATGGCAGCGGCCCTTTACAGGCGGGGAGAACGCGGAGGAAGCAGAACAGCTCCGGCAGCGGCTGCTGCAGCCTGTGGAGGAACTGCGCACGAACCTGAAGGAGGCCAGGAACGCGGCGGCGTCCGCGGAGGCGCTGGTCGGGTTCCTGGAAGCGGAAAACGTATGGAACAGGCTGCAGGAAGAGGAAGAAATGCTCCTGCAGCATGAAATGTACAGGGAAGCGATTATCAACCGGCAGATCTGGAAGCTGCTGATGGAGCTTCTGGATCAGCTTGGTACGCTTCTGGGCGCGCGGCGCGCGGCGATCCGGGACCTGCGGTATATGCTGGAAAGCGCGCTGAATCCGGTGTCGCTTGCGGCACTGCCTGAACAGGAAGACGGTGTAATCATCGGCGAGACAGGACATCTGCTGGCCGGAGATATCCAGGCACTGATTCTTCCGCAGGCGCAGGACGGCATGCTGACAGCGCCGGAGAGCGGCTGGCTGACGGATGCCGAACGGAAAAAGATGGAGGAAGCCACCGGAAAAACGATCGGTATCAGCCGGGAAGCCGGGTGCCTGATCCGGAAATATGACTTTTACCGTACCCTGACGCTGCCGCGGGAAAAGCTGATGATTAGCTGGAGCCTGCGCTCAGAGGAAGGCGGCGCGCTGCAGCCGGACGGACTGATTGCCCAGATCAGGGAACTGTATCCGAATATCCACGAAGAAGGCGGAATGCTGGGCCAGGAGAACCGGAAAGATCCCGCGACGCCACGGGAAGCGTTGGAGGGCGTGGGGGACTGGCTGACAGAACTGAAGGACGGCATGATACCGGAAATACCGCCGGCATGGAGAACCGCGCTGGTTCAGCTGCTGCACAACGGAACATACGGAAAGGCGGCGCGCCGGCTCCTGGAGGAAATGCTGCCACAGGAAGAAGAACAAAAGCTGGAGAAGGATACGGCCAGGAAGCTGTTCATGACAGACAGGCTGTCCATCAGCCGGTTGGAGCAGTTTGCTTCCTGTCCGTACAGGCATTTTATCGATTACGGCCTGCGACCGGTGAAACAGGAAGAATTCACCTACGAGAGCAACGACGCGGGAACTTTCTTTCACGAGGCGCTGGACCGGTATATGAAGCAGGTCGGCGCTGAAAAGGACTGGCCGTATTTCACGGCGGAACGGGTCGACAACGTCATGGACACTATCCTGACGGAGCTCACAGAGGAGTGGAAGGAGACGCCGCTTCGGGAAGACGCCATGGGAGAGTGGACGGGCGAGGGCTACCTGCGCCGTGTCCGCCGGGCGGCGCAGGTACTGACACGGTTTGCCGCCAACAGCGAATTCCGGACGATTGCGACGGAGCAGCCCTTCGGTGAAGGTGAGGGCCTTCCGCCGGTGATCATCACGCTGGCGGACGGAAGCAAAACGGCGATCCGGGGACAGATTGACCGGATTGACACCTATGAGAACGGCGAAGGCGTCTGGCTGCGGGTGGTGGACAACAAGAGCAGGGGAAAGAAGCCGGATCCCGCAAAAATGGAAACCGGAGAACAGCTGCAGCTGATGATTTACCTGAAGGCTGCGGCTGACAGCATGCCGGGTACCCGGCCGGCCGGAGCCATGTTCTTCCCCATTGAGGATAAAGAAGTATCGACGGAAGATGACAATCCGGAAAAGATTGAGAACGACAGGATCAGCGAAGTCCGTATGAAGGGCCTGATTACGGCGGAGGAAGACCTGATCCGGGCGATGGACCGGGACGTGCATCCGTTCTCTGTGGACAAGGTGTTCAACAAGGATGGAACCATCAGCAAATCTGCATCCTGGGCTGTGGAAGAAAAGACGCTCAGCGGACTGATGGACGCGGCGGTTGAAAAAGCGGGAGAACTCTGTGGGCGGATGCGCGACGGAGACATCGCCGCAATGCCCGGTGAAGATTCCCTTGGCCCGGTGTGCCGGTACTGTGATTACAAAGCAATCTGCCGCAACGGCGGCAGGGAAACACGCAAGCTGAACACCGGGATAACTTATCAGGATATCGCCGGGAAAAACACGTTGCGCTAA